Within Cucumis melo cultivar AY chromosome 4, USDA_Cmelo_AY_1.0, whole genome shotgun sequence, the genomic segment CATGTTACATTTCAAGGGTATTAGGTGTATCAAGTAGTAGCAAGTGTATCAAGGCCCAAGGGTTATCAAGTGTATTAAGAAAAATCAAGTGTAACAAGGAGTATTAGGTGTATCAATGTGTTTGAGGTGTATCAAAGGGTATCAAATGTATCAAAGAGTACCAAgtatattaagtgtatcaagACCCAAAGGGTATCAAGAAGTATCAAATGTACCAAATGTATAAAGAAGTATTAAGTGTATTAGATGTATATTAGTAAACAAGGGCATTTATGACATTTTACATCTTTTATATGTGGACTAGACTTTGTTTTGCCATTTTTTGCAAACAATAAATGTGTGAGCTTTGAGGTTAATTATTATAACTTGTTTTGCCAATGTCACTAATAATATGGGTAAAAGAGGCTCcaaaaaaagatagaaaaaaaattaaagaatgagaatgtgttttttaaagaatattatgggggttttctaaaaaaatataacaaatcgataaaatttttacactctatagaataatttcgatAATGGAAAAAATCCACAAgtccacaatggaaaataccaaaaataccctagTCAATACGCAATTAATCAGCCACACATGCGCATGAGTAATCTTCTTTTAAACGATTGTCTATTATAGTGTAAACGAATGGTCGCCTACAATCGTTTAGGTCATGATACAAAATtgtgtaattctttttaatgatgaaaaaaacttcaatttgaaacgatcgtgttgaccatgttaaacaattgtgttaactatggtaagcggtcgtttagatcatattcacacgatcgtgtaattctttttaaacgatgtaaaaatgacttcaaatctaaacgtcgtgttgaccatgataaacgatcttgttgactatggtaagcaaTCATTTAGAGCATATCCACACAAACTATGGATCGCTACCTTTTGCTGTCTCATACCGCATCTACTTCAAACTGATGCATACAAATCTCTCCCCAAAAGCACTGGGTATCTCGCCCAAAGGATACACCATGCTCATGGAAGTCAACGTGGAAAAGTCATCTATGACTATTCCAAGGAACTTAAAATGAGACGAATTAACGAAGAATCCCATTTGGAAGCTACAAGGAGAAACGGCTCCTGTCACAAGAAGCAGTACAGAAGCCTCAATTACCGAATTTCCTGATGGAAATGTCGAAGTTCAATTTAATTCAGGACTCTCTTATCCCAGGATAAGTGAGATAATGAGCAGTCGTCCAAGCACGTCTTCAATCAAATCGGAAGCTTCTTACAGAGAAACTTTAAGAAGATCTGAATCAATCAGGGCATCAGTAGATTTCTCGCACACAATCCCAGATGTCCATTACGAGAAGGAAGACGGATCTCTCTCTCCTACCCAATCCGACATGGAAAGGAGATCGGAACCCGTCTACAATCAAATTAATGTTATCTCTGACGATAAGGAACGATTCAGAGAACATTACAGTGTGTATATCGACCAGTGGATCAAGGCTCCCGCTGAGACAAGAAAGCCATTTCTAACTATGCCTGACTTCGTTGAAGGCATGTTAAAGGTGGAAAGAGCAAAGAATGAAGCTCTTGTCAAGAAACTACAAGCAGATGGCCAAGTTGCCATGATCAAGGGATCGACTGTCTGGGTCACAGCCAGTGGAAAAGAAGTAGCTTCTAACTATCCGCCTGAAGAAGAAGCTTATTTCTCTCATCCCACTATTCCTGCCATCAAGATGGTTTCATCTCCTTACAAAACGATCAACGAGGATAAGGTCCAAAAAGTTGAAGTTCGTGAAATCAAGAACATCCAACATCAGCTCAACTTCGCAAACAAGACCCTTTCTACAGTCTCCAAGGCAGTAGAACGGATGGAGAATTCGGGACCTCCTTTAAAGGGTAAGAATCCCGAAATTCCTCAAATCAACCCAAATCAACCGATCTTTCAGCCAAACAGCTTTAATATCGGCAGCCTCAAAGAAGATGTTTCAGATTACCTTGCTGAAATCAACAGACGCCTTGCTGCTATTTCCCTCAACAAAGGATCGAAAGCAGCGGTGGAAGGGCAAGAATCAAAAGTAATCAACATGATCAAGAAAGATTCCTTGCCTCAAGCATCTGATTCAAAGATTCTTCCTGTAGCTCAGTGGATAGACATGAAGAATCATTATCCTCAACCATCTCCTCCTGACCTAGGATGGGATGACCTACATCATGAGAAACGAACTTATGATGGTCAATCTCTCATCACTTGGAATATCGACGGATATTCTGAAGCCCAAATGATGAATACGTTTCAAGAGATGCTGCTAGCCGCCACAGCCTACAGCACCAAAAAATCAACGTACGAAACAGCTCAAATTCTCATATTAGGTTTCAACGGAAACCTAAGGAGCTGGTGGCACAATTTGCTGACGGAGCAGGATAGACAACGGATCTTGACTGCTACGAGGACAGTTGTCAAAACGGAGAACACCTCTACCCCTATCCAAGCTGAAGAACCGGATATGGTGAATCAATTACTCTAAACGATGACCAAACACTTCATCGGGAGTACACAAATTCATTTGAATTTGACAACCGAAGCTCTCCTCGGCCTAAAGTGTCACAAGATGAGCCGATACAAGTGGTATAAAGACACGTTCATGGCACGTCTCTATACCTTGACGACATGTGGAGCGGATATCTGGAAGCAAAAGTTCGTCGAAGGACTACCGCACTACATCTCTCAAAAGTTCTATCAAACCATGACAGCAAACTCTGTCAATCAACAGATAGACTGGGCGAATCTCACCTATGGAGATATCTCATCTACCATCCAAATGATATGTGTTAATCTCTGCACGGAGAATAAACACACAACGAAGGTGATCAAGGATTCTGACTACAGAAAAGAGTTAGGCACCTTCTGCAAGCAGTATGGCCTGTCTCAAGGGccaaaggaagagaagaagaagaaaaagaaaaggtactCTTCCAGAAAATTCTTTAGGAAAAACAAAGACCAAGAGtctcctccaagaagaagacgtCATTACtacaagggcaagggcaagaaAAAATACTCCTCAAAGACCAACACGATATGCTTCAAGTGCAATCAGAAAGGTCACTATGCAAATCGTTGTCCCCTAAAGGATAAAATCAATGCCCTGACAGTGGATGAAGAGACAAAGCAATCCCTTCTTTATGCCATAAGAACGGATGACGAGACCTCTTCTCAAACGGAATCTTCATCGGAAGAAGACTGCATCAACATTCTACAAGAAGAAGAATCCTCTTTTGAAGAAGAATTCTACTCTCAAAGCAACTCAAGCGATGACGAAGGAGCAATACCTTGCACATGACGATGTGCTGGCAAGTGTTCTGGCCACATCAACGTCATCACAAAGGATCAGGAAACTCTTTTTGATCTCATCGAGCAGATCCCAGATGAAGGAGCAAAGAGAACCTGTCTTCTCAAATTAAAACAGAGTCTAGAGGAACAAGTACCTCAGAAGACGATTCAAAATCCGATTATGTATTCGTATCAAGACATACTGAATCGGGTAAAAGGCGAAGCTAAAGTGCCTATTCAAGTTGAAGATCTTCATCATGAAGTAAAGATTCTCAAAAAGGAAGTTGCTGAAAACAAACAACGACTCATCTACCTTGAAACTGCATTTCAAGCCTTTCAAGAATCTCAAGCTTTGAAAGAAGAATCAACAAGcgactttaaaagaaaaagcgCGGGAAAAGCACTATTGATTGAAGAAATAGGCACAATCAACAGTATTAGCAGAATCCAAAATCAAAAGTGGATGTCGAAGATAGTCTTTAAAGTCAAAGACTTCCAGCTTGAAGCTCTAGCTCTCATTGATTCAGGAGCCGATCAAAACGTTATACAAGAAGGACTTGTCCCTTCTAGGTATTTCGAAAAAACAAAGGAGTCCCTATCCGGAGCTGGCGGGAATCCCCTCAACATTCAATTCAAATTGTCAAAGGTACACATCTGCAAAGGAGATGTGTGTCTAGTCAACACATTCATTTTGGTGAAGAACCTTAATGAAGGAATCATCCTAGGAACTCCATTCCTAACCCAATTATATCCGTTTCATGTTACTGATAAGGGTATAGTCTCAAAAAAGTTTGACAAAGAAATTACTTTTGAGTTCACTCATCCAGTAACTCCTAAGTACATTTCAAATATTGAGGAAGAAGTTCGTCAATTCATCAACAGGATCGCCAGGAAAGAAAAGCATATTGAATTCCTTCAAGACGACATCAAAGCAGGTAAAGTGGCTATTGAAATCCAGAAGCCATTCGTTCAATTGAAGATCCAAAACTTCCAAAAGCAGCTCGAAAAGGAAGTTTGTTCAACTCTCCCAAATGCCTTTTGGGATCGAAAGAAGCATATGGTAACATTGCCATATGAGGACGGATTCAAAGAGGCCCAAATCCCTACAAAGGCCCGGCCTATTCAGATGAATAAAGATCTGGTCAAAGTCTGTAAGGACGAAATCACGGATCTTCTCAATAAAGGCCTAATAAGCCCATCAAAAAGCCCATGGTCGTGTTCGGCCTTTTACGTCAACAACCAGGCCGAAAAGGAACGTGGCGTCCCAAGGCTTGTCATCAATTACAAGCCTCTCAACAAGGTTCTCAAATGGATTAGGTACCCAATTCCTAATCGCCAAGACTTGCTAAAGAGAATTACTTTAGCAAAGGTCTTCTCAAAGTTCGACATGAAATCTGGATTTTGGCAAATCCAGATCCACCCATCTGACCGGTACAAGACGGCCTTCAATGTTCCATTCGGACAGTTTCAATGGAATGTCATGCCATTCGGATTGAAGAACGCTCCATCCGAATTCCAGAAAATAATGAACGATATCTTCAACCAATATCAAGAGTTCACAATAGTCTATATTGATGATGTCTTGGTATTTTCCAATACGGTAGACCAGCATTTCAAGCATCTATGCGTATTTCTCAATGTAATCAAATCCAACGGTCTTGTGGTCTCCCAACCGAAGATTAAATTGTTTCAAACAAAAATCAGATTCTTAGGTTATGAAATTAATCAAGGAATCATCAAGCCAATCCAACGGTCTCTGGAGTTTGTGGACAAATTTCCAGATGAAATACATGACAAAACGCAGCTACAGCGATTTCTTGGTTGCGTAAATTACATCGGTGATTTCATCCGCGATCTCCGCTCAATTTGTCTGCCATTATACGACAGACTAAAAAAGAATCCAAAGCCGTGGACGGACGAGCACACCCGAGCAGTccaatcaatcaaatctttggCCAAAAGCATCCCATGCTTATCCTTGGTGGATGAACAGGCCAAACTCATTATTGATACAGATGCATCCGATATCGGCTACGGAGGCATCCTCAAACAGGAACTTAACGGAAAAATCTCTGTTGTTCGCTATCATTCAGGAATATGGAATAGTGCACAAAAGAACTATTCCACCGTCAAGAAGGAAGTTCTGGCAATAGTACTTTCCGTCCAAAAATTTCAAGGAGATCTTATCAATAAAGAATTTCTTGTTCGTACTGATTCAAAGGCAAGCAAATTCATCTTTGAAAAAGATGTCAAGAATCTTATCTCCAAGCAAATCTTTGCAAGATGGCAAGCAATCTTATCTTGCTTCGATTTCAAAATTGAGCCTATAAAAGGGAGTGAGAATTCACTTGCTGATTACCTCTCAAGAGAACATCTCTTGAAAACCACCTCCTCAGCATTGAATCCTCAGCCAAATGGAACCGCCTCCGGGCCGGCAACGGCCACCGAACCAGCGGCAACCACCGCAAAACAGTCAAAACAGTAGTCCACAGAGACTACCTCAATCAGTAGCTTCCTCCTCAGAAACTACTCTTTCTAAGAAAAAATCCCCAGCTCAATCATCTGCACCAACACCTATGAGTGCAGAAAACTACGCCATGGATTTGCAATTTGAACAAGTATCCAGGCGACGTCAAGGTTCTGCTCAAAGAACATTGACTATTCAATCAGACTCTTCGAGTCTTCCCCCTATTCCTTCAACCGCATTGTTGCGTCCCTCTGGACCAACAACTCCAAGTAAGCGTGCCGCTTCCCCGGCCGCTTCTTCCTCAAGGTTTGCAATACCGAGGAATCCCTCCTCGTATTCTCAAATCGTCAGGCCCAAGATTTTCCAGCCAAGACCTCCAATTAATGGTTATTTCACCAAAACTACAATGGTTGATTTAACTATAGAACTAGAATTCCATGGACCTTCTGTCCAAGAAGTCTGTAGTCAAATATTTCCTCATGGGTTCAATTTCTTGCCCGAGGATCTTTCAAAAACCAGGACTTTCTACGAGTACATTTTAGTTGACTCCAAATCAGCTGAAATTACTCATGTCCCAGATAAAAATGATCCCTCCAAGATCATTTATTCAAAGTTGAGAATTTTTCGTGTTCTCACTCCATCTTACTGGAAACAGGGGATGTTTGTGGGAAGAAAATTCTCTCACCCTTTCAAACCACCCTCATACAATTACCGTGACTATACAAAGGCATGGTACATTGTATTTTGGCTCCAAGCTTACAACCATTCTTGGTTTGTGACATTTTGCAAGCAAGCTTACAAAATGCACTTCCCAAACTGGTTTCAAAACTGGTGGATGTATTTTGGACTCTCCGAAGAAATATTTCCGGTAGAAGTTCAACGTTCGTACCACCTTTTCCAACAAAGTATCTATTCGTCACCTCTTTCAAAGACGTTTAGGTTTGCTTTGTATTTCCAAATTCCCTGGATCTTTTGCTGGAATTTCCAACTAGGACCTTCAGGAAATTTCAAAGCCCTAAGTAAATCCCTCAGGATCAAATGGTGGGAAAAGTTCAATTACTCCCATCTTGAAGTCAACAAGATCAAGGATTGGTTTAAAGCCAATATCCATCTCCAAGATATGACTAGGCAAGAGGACGAAGCCTTCCTCCTCACCAAAAACGCAGTCATGTCAACCCTTGCCGGAGCAAGCACTCAACAGGAATTCAATTCTGTTGTCAACAACGTCGTTGTAAACCTCTCAGATGATAACGATGATTTACCAGAGGACGTTTCACCAGCCTCCGTCAATAATGTCGATGACCTTGACTATGACCCATACGAAGGCCTCGACATCAACGACCCATTTTTGGACACTCAACCTTATTAGTCCGATTATGTGGCAGTTCAAGTGAATTTCAAGTgtttatgtatattattgtaaattcatgtaaattaatttgtttaaatttcTTCGCATTTATTTAGATAAGGTTATTGTATTCCAACCTTATCCTTGCTTTAACAGTCTGCTGATCTCAACTTTCTTTAAGAAGAACATTTGAAAAAGAAGACTCCATGACGGAGATGATACACTTCTGCAGAGGATTCACCAACCTCAGGCAACGCAGGTGGCGTAAAGGAATAACTCTGGATGGGATTATTTCCGGGAGAATTCttgagaaattaattttaatttttgtagcAGGGCCTACGGGCGCTCCATGGCAGCCAGGCGGGAAGCCGTAGTAAGACCAAACTGGGAGCATGTGCGCTACAAAGAGAGAAATTAATCTATCAAGAATTATATTCCATGCCAGGCAGAAGACAATCGGGTGACGTCATTATCTTCCCCAACAAGTTTCGTTTTGAAGAAAAGAACAAGCAGCAGACATATCAGAAATATCTTTATTGCTTTCTTTATCGCTTTCTTTATTTGATTTCTATCCATAGTGGGGGTCCTGTCCCACtagtttttattttcaaaaagaaaaaaagattctTAGAAAAGGGCAAGATAGGGGTCCTGTCCTGTCGGCCATTCTAAAAAACTCATGTCCTGTCGGCCATTCTAAAAAACTCATGTATTATCAATTATTGTTGGACCACTGTGAAGACAATAGTGAAGGTTAATAATTGCTGTGTAgcaattattaattatttatcttTCACTATAAATAGCAGTTGGCATCTGACCTTaaatggtatcagagcctagtTGCTCATTTtacttctctctcttctttctctctatGGAGTAGCCTCCCTTCTGAATCCGGAGGAGGAAGGATGGTGTTCTAAGATCTCTTAAGGTaatcattttcttttatgtCTTCTGATTTTGTTTAAAGGGTAATAAGATTGGGTATCTCTCCTCGACTTAGTCTATTCAGTGGTTTGAAACATGAAATTTAAAGAATAAGTTCTGGAGATCTTGATAAAGGAGTGGTGAACCTTCAAGATAAGAACAAGTTCTTTTGATATTCATAATAAAACCATGAGGATATTCAAGTTTAGAGTTGATCGATCGATCAAAAATCTTattactatttaggcagaaatCTGTTTTCATAAAAGGAAATAACATCTTAAGGAATCAAAGTTCATTGTgttgtgactgttgtagactgTTTAGACCGAactgaggggtaacagttagctttgTCTATATggtagtgtaccttacaggcatggtgtcctatgggatcaccacatattgtgtatccttcgggatcactagactgatatgtgtatccttcaaAATCACttgactgattgatgtgtgcgtcctacgggaccactagactgttatatgcagggtaccccttaataggaagctaattgttattaccctaacgggaTCGGTAGTGAGTCCCTTACtaggtatattttatactcactcttttatatttaacttttttcaggtaaaggtaatGTACGAGGCAGACCAGTGGGGGGCAAGagggatgcgtgaaggccatatgggaATGTCTAGTTTTAATGCTTCCATTCAatgtctttgtttttttttttttttttttgttttgaggattttaaatttaagttttggttagaacatttgtttgtttgttttgttggAAATTGCATAGACTAggttttgaaacttttgaaaatgatttgaaatagggcccgaagatgattttattacattttgaagttttaatgaattttgaaCAGGGTCTTTATTGAGTTTTTATGTTGGATGTCGTGTCTTAGTAGTAAGTAATGACCTTAGAATTCTTTTGACATTACATCAACCATTTACTAGGTGTCTTTTTAAGTATATCAGAATTCTTTTGACAGCTTACATGTGTTCCTCATAAGGAGCCTGCATAAATTGGCTAACAACACTCacaacaaagaaaatattaggacgagtatgggataagtaaatttATTTACCCACAAGGCgatgatattgttctttatcaactggaacttgatcaccagagtttcctagtttacagatGAATTAAATAGTTATGTTAGTGAGACGAAACCGTTTGGAGGGAGAAACCATCAAAGAGGACAAAGCTTAGGCACATGCAAAACATTTTGGAGGGAGAAACCGTTAAAGAGGACTATTTGTCCTTTTCCAGCAATCGGAGTTAAAGAGCCATCGACTGTCCAAATTTTGTCATTACCGGCACATGGGGTATAAGAGACAAAGTGCTCTAAGAAACCTATCAAGTGATCTGTGGCCCCCGAGTCCAAAATACAAGGATTCTTTCCATCAACACTAATAAGGCCAAGGGGCTGCgacatacctgactgagcaatgacGCTTATAGTAGAAGAGCTGGTTTGGCTTGCAGTAGGGCCAGTTGGCTGAGAGGTGCTGGCAGTCTCCCTAGCATTGGTACGCCCCAAGTTCTGTTGCTCGTTGGAGGAGCATTTGTTACCTCTTGGGGGCCGACCGTGGagttccaacactgatccttggtatGTTGGTGTTTCTTGTAGTGCTCACAAACGAGAATTGGTTTCCCATTATCATGGGTCAAGGATCAAGCACTATAGGCAACATAGTTAATTACATAATTTAAAGGCACATTAGAAAGTAAAATTATCGCGTTCTTAGAATACATCGGTAGATTGATCTGTGTCAAGGATGCATCAACTTCAAAAATAGCTCTCCTATAGGTTTGGTTAATCCCAAGACCACAAACATATGGCTATCCATAACTGGAGGGTGTCGATGACTTGCTCGCTTCAATCCTTGATCTGTTATGGTGTTGGAGCCCCATTCTTATAGAAGAAAGGTTGTTGTAAAGGTTCGATAGACAAATTTGCATTGTTGTACAGATTTGACAGTTTTGAAGGTTACTGTCCGACGACGATGGGCGGCGCGTGCGACAGTGGATGACCAGAAAGGTGAGACAATTGGACAGACGACGATGCGTAGAAGCGGATGGGATGGGCTGTGAAATTAGCTAACGGCGGCGCGTGGGCTCACGCGCTTGACAGAGGCGGGGCGTGAAGTGGTTTCTGGCCGGAAGGTTGCACGAACGACGACGAAGATTGGTCCATTGGATAGATCGACGACGTCTGAATCCGTTGGAGTAGTTTTTCCATGGTGGTGTCAATGACAGCAGCGACAGCTTCAATTTTGGTCTGGGTGTTTCCTAAACTTTTTTCTAGGGTTTTGTTGTTGCTTCGCTCTGATActatattgaaagcaataaacacgaaacTGGCTTACGTGTAAACCCGAGAACTAGGAGAAAAATcacgatgtttttagttttattattttctgataatcatacaataggtacaagaggaataaatagaaaagtacaaagagataaaaaaaaataaaataaagaatatttaGGGTAAATCTTCCCAATGGGCTAAGCCCATTAATTCTAACAGGCTGGTTGTGGTGTTTTTATGAACCATTCTTTATTTCTTAATGTACTGTAAACTCTTTTTTAGAAAGCTTATCTATATTAATGAATTCATGTTTGGATAAATATGTATTGCAAATTTCTTTTGTCTTGCTTTGTTACCTAAGTAACTATGTAGGCAAATCATAGTGATGTATGCTTAAATTAATATCAAACACAATAACCTAAAGCAATGAGGAGATGGTTTTGTAGAGATTAACCCAAAATTAATCAAATGAGGATCCTAATTAAGAAGATTTAATAATATTGATTTATGATTTATGTGTTTTTTCTATATGTGTAGGGCAAAAAAGAATAGTGAAAATGTAAATTTAAATGTAAGTTTCTTAAATGAATATCAAAGTTAACGAGATTTAGTGAAATAAAGTTAAGAAAAAATGTGTATTTCAGGTACTATATATATGTATGGCAAAAGAGAGTAGTGAAAAATCAAGATTAAAGCTAAATTTATCAAACGAACGTCTTAGTTAAGaagattaaataaaatcattagataaaatcatttgaagaaatttatttatttgatgtACCATGTATATATGCATGCAAAAAAAGTGTAGTGAAAAGGCAAGATTGAAATTTAAGAAATAAACATCGTAATTAAAAAAAGAGTAGTGAAAATACAATATTGAagctaaatttattaaatgaatatcataattaacaagatttaatgaaattaatctaaaaaaaaaggaaaatattcataaatgtaattaaacatataaaatatttacggaCGTGTAACAAAATGCAAAAAGCCCATGAAGTCggtaaatattttcataatttttagaTTTGCCCTTGAATTTGCGGCgattcgtcacttctctttcttctttttctttgcgATTTTTTCATCAACTTCATTCCAAATTTCTTCAGCTCCTATTTTAAATCGATTGATTCTTTTAAAATGATTGATTCTACTGTTAAATTGATTGATTCTACTGTTTAAATTGACTGATTCTTATGTTTAAAACGATTGattcttctgtttaaatcttCTATTTCATCTTTACCATTTTTGGATAAAATTCTTTGAAgctacttcatcttcctcatatttaaaaatatcaagatcgttttaaatattattgtgttgatctaaacgattgtttacaaTTATCAACACGACCATTTTCtatggtcaacatgatcgttttaGATTTAAAGCtatttttccatcgtttaaaaaaaattacacgatcatgtggatatgatctaaacgatcgtttaccataacAATACAATTGTTTAGCATGGCCAATACAactgtttagatttgaagctctttttccattgtttaaaaagatctacacgatcgtgtggatatgatctaaatgatcgcttaccataacaacatgattgtttagctTGGTAAACACaataatttagatttgaagctctTTTCCAATCGTTTataaaagaactacacga encodes:
- the LOC127148964 gene encoding uncharacterized protein LOC127148964 produces the protein MTKHFIGSTQIHLNLTTEALLGLKCHKMSRYKWYKDTFMARLYTLTTCGADIWKQKFVEGLPHYISQKFYQTMTANSVNQQIDWANLTYGDISSTIQMICVNLCTENKHTTKVIKDSDYRKELGTFCKQYGLSQGPKEEKKKKKKRYSSRKFFRKNKDQESPPRRRRHYYKGKGKKKYSSKTNTICFKCNQKGHYANRCPLKDKINALTVDEETKQSLLYAIRTDDETSSQTESSSEEDCINILQEEESSFEEEFYSQSNSSDDEGAIPCT